The Paraburkholderia largidicola DNA segment CGGACAAGATTCGCCAGTACGAGGCAGAGCGGATTGCGAAGCAGCCGTGGCTGAATAACCGCCTCGTGCGCTGAAGCGCGCCTTAGATCGAAGCCAGATAGAAACCAGAAAGGAATCCGCATGAAGATCGCAGTGTTGCCGGGCGACGGCATTGGCAAGGAAATCGTTAAGGAAGCCGTCAAGGTTCTGAACGTGCTCGGCGAGAAGTTCGAGCTCGAAGAAGCGCCCGTCGGCGGCGCGGGCTACGAGGCGTCGGGTCATCCGCTGCCGGAAGCCACGCTGAAGCTCGCGAAGGAAGCGGACGCGATCCTGTTCGGCGCCGTTGGCGACTGGAAATACGATTCGCTCGAGCGCGCGCTGCGTCCGGAACAGGCCATCCTGGGCCTGCGCAAGCATCTGCAGCTGTTCGCGAACTTCCGTCCGGCGATCTGCTATCCGCAGCTGACGGGTGCGTCGTCGCTGAAGCCGGAAATCGTGTCGGGTCTCGACATCCTGATCGTGCGCGAACTGAACGGTGACATCTATTTCGGCTCGCCGCGCGGCGTGCGGGCGGCGCCGGACGGTCCGTTCGAAGGCGCGAAAGAAGGCTTCGACACGATGCGTTATTCGGAACCCGAAGTGCGCCGTATCGCGCACGTCGCGTTCCAGGCGGCCCAGAAGCGCGACAAGAAGCTGACGTCGGTCGACAAGGCGAACGTGCTCGAAACGTCGCAATTGTGGAAGGACGTGATGATCGATGTCTCGAAGGAATACGCGGACGTCGAGCTGTCGCACATGTACGTCGACAACGCGGCGATGCAGCTCGTGAAGGCGCCAAAATCGTTCGATGTGATCGTCACGGGCAATATGTTCGGTGACATTCTGTCGGACGAAGCGGCAATGTTGACGGGTTCGATCGGCATGCTGCCGTCGGCTTCGCTCGACAAGAACAACAAGGGTCTGTACGAGCCGTCGCACGGTTCGGCGCCGGATATCGCGGGCAAGGGCGTTGCGAATCCGCTCGCAACGATTCTGTCGGCCGCGATGATGCTGC contains these protein-coding regions:
- the leuB gene encoding 3-isopropylmalate dehydrogenase, coding for MKIAVLPGDGIGKEIVKEAVKVLNVLGEKFELEEAPVGGAGYEASGHPLPEATLKLAKEADAILFGAVGDWKYDSLERALRPEQAILGLRKHLQLFANFRPAICYPQLTGASSLKPEIVSGLDILIVRELNGDIYFGSPRGVRAAPDGPFEGAKEGFDTMRYSEPEVRRIAHVAFQAAQKRDKKLTSVDKANVLETSQLWKDVMIDVSKEYADVELSHMYVDNAAMQLVKAPKSFDVIVTGNMFGDILSDEAAMLTGSIGMLPSASLDKNNKGLYEPSHGSAPDIAGKGVANPLATILSAAMMLRYSLNRAEQADRIESAVKKVLEQGYRTGDILTPGCKQVGTEAMGDAVVAAL